A genomic region of Capnocytophaga canimorsus contains the following coding sequences:
- the sufD gene encoding Fe-S cluster assembly protein SufD, giving the protein MNLQEKWLSSFDKFQNREDFLHNTRNQSIAYFREKGFPTRKDEAWKYTSLKDLLNHNFEIVQSVKNQVSVEQIQPFLLETDSYKVVFVDGFFNDELSDINSDEILISPLSEILKSDKGKEFSEKHLNQETRKDDVFTALNTAFIQEGICIYVAKNKVIEKPIQLLFVTSNTEISLCLQPRNIIEVGENAQVKIIETHQNLSSQPMLTNSVTEIFVEDNALLDYYKVQNDNQQASLIDNTYISQQKNSNASVHTFSFGGALTRNNLNFFHHGEHLESTLKGITILSDNQHVDHYTLVNHAQPNCESHQDYKTILSDKSAGVFNGKIMVEKIAQKTNAYQQNDTILLSDKANINTKPQLEIFADDVKCSHGCTVGELNKEALFYLQARGIPKKEGEALLTYAFANTVLDTIKIPALKDYVSQLVSKKLGVNINL; this is encoded by the coding sequence ATGAATTTACAAGAAAAATGGTTGTCTTCTTTTGATAAATTTCAAAACAGAGAAGATTTTTTACATAATACTCGTAACCAATCGATTGCATATTTTAGAGAGAAAGGATTCCCTACCCGAAAAGACGAGGCTTGGAAATATACTTCCTTAAAAGACTTACTAAATCATAATTTTGAAATAGTACAAAGTGTTAAAAACCAAGTATCTGTCGAACAAATTCAGCCTTTTTTATTAGAAACAGATAGTTATAAGGTGGTATTTGTTGATGGTTTTTTCAATGATGAATTGTCTGACATCAACTCGGACGAAATTTTGATTTCACCTTTAAGCGAAATTTTAAAATCAGACAAAGGGAAGGAGTTTTCAGAAAAGCACCTGAACCAAGAAACTCGTAAAGATGATGTTTTCACGGCATTAAACACGGCATTTATTCAAGAAGGAATATGCATCTATGTGGCTAAAAATAAGGTGATTGAAAAACCAATTCAATTACTTTTTGTTACCTCTAATACGGAGATTTCCCTTTGTTTACAACCGCGTAATATTATTGAAGTAGGCGAAAATGCACAAGTTAAAATCATAGAAACACATCAGAACCTTTCTTCTCAACCAATGCTTACCAATTCGGTTACTGAAATTTTTGTTGAGGACAATGCTTTACTGGATTATTACAAGGTACAGAATGACAATCAACAAGCTTCACTTATTGACAATACTTACATTTCACAACAGAAAAATAGCAATGCTTCTGTACATACTTTTTCATTTGGAGGTGCATTAACACGAAACAATTTAAACTTTTTCCATCACGGAGAGCATTTAGAATCTACCTTAAAGGGAATAACTATTCTTTCTGATAACCAACACGTTGATCACTATACTTTGGTGAATCACGCTCAGCCCAATTGCGAAAGCCATCAGGATTATAAAACTATTCTTTCTGATAAAAGCGCTGGTGTATTTAATGGGAAAATTATGGTAGAAAAAATTGCTCAGAAAACCAATGCATATCAGCAAAATGACACCATTTTACTTTCCGATAAGGCAAACATCAATACCAAACCTCAGCTCGAAATTTTCGCAGATGATGTAAAATGTTCTCACGGATGTACCGTAGGAGAACTTAACAAAGAAGCCTTATTCTACTTGCAAGCCCGCGGTATTCCCAAAAAAGAAGGTGAGGCGTTACTGACTTACGCTTTTGCCAATACCGTTTTGGATACCATAAAAATTCCCGCATTGAAGGATTACGTAAGTCAGTTAGTTTCCAAAAAATTAGGTGTGAATATCAATTTATAA
- a CDS encoding DUF3667 domain-containing protein encodes MGIKTRKRISQCPNCQTMLSARDNFCPNCGQENHYNNHSIKELLNDFFASFINFDNKIWNSLKTILLRPGQITKQYVEGKRIRFVPPFKLYLFFSFIFFVMMSFSFQKASHSDFSRKILNRINQVIASETLNISEKEYNRLKNANSDVIKSFIDSVFAYKTKWNRTKKEDFYNLVNKNVLSDFRVGISENNFSIGTQKSFLSYDIFLEKKPQFDTILILNHQITRKELKLVYDDKAKLDSLVTTKWKKLGYFKQIELKNLIHKTGVFSFGNVTQMTEFIDKEINKYLSIASYTIILMMPFVSLLLLIFFRKKHKKLYVHLIHSLHLHSTIYLFTSILMGIFLITGLNALFWGLYILFVIGLVVYFITSNRVLYQERKSITVLKSIFLIALYFIISLLIAFYIGLISVAYI; translated from the coding sequence ATGGGGATAAAAACACGAAAACGAATCTCCCAATGCCCGAATTGCCAAACAATGCTTTCCGCAAGGGATAACTTTTGCCCCAATTGCGGACAAGAAAATCATTACAACAACCACTCTATCAAAGAATTATTGAACGATTTTTTCGCATCGTTCATAAACTTTGACAACAAAATATGGAATAGCTTAAAAACAATTCTGCTACGCCCTGGGCAAATCACCAAACAATACGTTGAAGGTAAACGCATTCGATTTGTGCCTCCTTTCAAATTGTATCTGTTTTTTTCGTTCATTTTCTTTGTAATGATGAGTTTTTCTTTTCAGAAAGCCTCACATTCTGATTTTTCTCGAAAAATATTAAACCGAATTAACCAAGTCATCGCTTCGGAAACGTTAAATATCTCCGAAAAAGAATACAACAGACTCAAAAACGCCAATTCTGATGTAATAAAATCATTTATTGATAGCGTTTTTGCATACAAAACAAAATGGAATCGAACTAAAAAGGAGGATTTCTACAATTTGGTAAATAAAAATGTACTTTCAGATTTCCGAGTGGGCATTTCAGAGAATAATTTTTCTATCGGGACACAAAAAAGTTTCCTTTCCTACGATATTTTTCTGGAAAAGAAGCCTCAATTTGATACCATTCTCATATTAAATCATCAAATTACGCGTAAAGAACTGAAATTGGTATATGACGACAAAGCAAAATTAGATTCGTTAGTTACAACCAAATGGAAAAAGTTAGGATATTTCAAACAAATTGAACTTAAAAATCTCATTCATAAAACAGGGGTGTTTTCTTTCGGAAATGTAACCCAAATGACTGAATTTATTGATAAAGAAATAAATAAATATTTGTCAATCGCTTCTTATACCATTATTTTAATGATGCCTTTTGTATCATTACTTCTACTTATTTTCTTTCGTAAAAAGCACAAAAAACTATACGTACACCTGATTCATTCATTGCATTTACATTCAACGATATACCTGTTTACCAGTATTTTGATGGGAATATTCTTAATCACAGGGCTAAATGCTTTGTTTTGGGGGTTGTACATACTTTTTGTTATTGGATTAGTCGTGTATTTTATTACTTCTAACCGAGTTTTGTATCAAGAAAGAAAGTCTATAACCGTGTTAAAATCAATATTTTTAATTGCCTTGTACTTTATAATTTCCTTATTGATAGCTTTTTACATCGGGCTTATTTCAGTTGCGTACATATAA
- a CDS encoding thermonuclease family protein, whose translation MHFIYSLLVAFLLFSCSKQEEVAQIQKKYDFSVKVIRISDGDSFVGLNDAQQQMRLRIHGIDAPESGQPYGKKAKQKLSEFIFGKQIYLKVLDTDRYGRKIVKIQTNHISDVGLEMIKSGLAWHYIKYDNSHQYSQAQDNARNLELGLWHDASPTPPWQWRSQKRKSSAKKVFLR comes from the coding sequence ATGCATTTTATCTACTCATTATTGGTTGCTTTTTTGCTTTTTTCTTGTTCTAAGCAAGAGGAAGTAGCCCAAATTCAAAAAAAATATGATTTTTCGGTTAAAGTCATTCGTATTTCCGACGGAGACTCATTTGTAGGGCTAAATGATGCACAACAGCAGATGCGTTTGCGCATTCACGGTATTGATGCCCCAGAGAGTGGACAGCCGTACGGTAAAAAAGCCAAACAAAAGCTTTCCGAATTTATCTTCGGAAAACAAATTTATTTGAAAGTGCTTGATACAGACCGTTATGGAAGGAAAATTGTAAAAATACAAACCAACCATATCTCCGATGTAGGATTAGAAATGATAAAATCGGGATTGGCTTGGCATTATATAAAATATGATAACTCCCACCAATATTCTCAGGCTCAAGATAATGCACGTAACTTGGAATTAGGGCTTTGGCACGATGCTTCACCTACGCCACCTTGGCAATGGCGCTCACAAAAACGTAAATCATCTGCTAAAAAAGTGTTTTTAAGGTAA
- a CDS encoding 2-oxoglutarate dehydrogenase E1 component yields MDKYSFLNAASTAYFGELYERYLENPDAIEPSWRAFFQGFDFAQENYGYEQAVETVVQQISNDTEGSFVCEKLQKEFKVINLINGYRTHGHLFTKTNPIRERELHKPDLSIENYGLTPTDLDTVFDSAKEIGLQPTSLRNIIEQLNKIFCASVGIEYTYIREPKTITWIQERLQKNANQPNFNKNEKIQILNKLNEAVSFENFLHTKYVGQKRFSLEGGEAIIPALDFVINTAAEQGVEHFVMGMAHRGRLNVLANILKKSPQDIFSEFDGKDYEVENFDGDVKYHLGLTSERVTPSGKKINLNLAPNPSHLETVSAVIEGITRAKQDRYFPNDISKVLPVAIHGDAAIAGQGLVYEVIQMAKLKGFKTGGTIHIVINNQVGFTTNNTDARSGTYCTDIAKVTNSPVLHVNSDDTEAVVHTFLFALDYRMTFGTDIFIDLLGYRKYGHNEGDEPRFTQPKLYKIIAKHDNPRTIYAKKLSEQSIIEEGYVGNIEAEYKAKLEVDLEASRQETLTVIKPFMQDEWQGFEIASQEKMLEKVNTKFNADDLSEIAQIITELPSDKGFINKIKKIISDRKDGFFNNHTVDWGMAEHLAFATLLTEGFDVRLTGQDVQRGTFSHRHAVVKSEDLEEEVVMLDQLKNKEKFSKGNFYVYNSLLSEYGVLGFEYGYALASPNTLTIWEAQFGDFSNGAQIMIDQYVCCGEDKWKNQNGVVLLLPHGYEGQGSEHSSARIERYLQLCANKNMYVANCTTPANIFHLLRRQMKTDFRKPLVVFSPKSLLRHPEVVSPINDLANGQFQEVIDDPNVDPKKVKTLVFCSGKFYYDLKAEREKLGRDDVALIRIEQLFPLPTQQIKAVIAKYKKADDYVWAQEEPKNMGAYGYMLMYFDWIKWRLACVRAASAPAPGSYTRDRKYHQQAINAVFDSNIDHRKN; encoded by the coding sequence ATGGATAAATATTCTTTTTTGAATGCCGCAAGTACGGCTTATTTTGGAGAACTATACGAAAGATATCTTGAAAATCCAGATGCCATTGAACCTAGCTGGAGGGCTTTCTTCCAAGGTTTTGACTTTGCACAGGAAAATTACGGATACGAACAAGCCGTTGAAACGGTAGTCCAGCAAATCTCAAACGACACCGAAGGCAGTTTCGTTTGTGAAAAACTACAAAAAGAGTTTAAAGTAATCAACCTTATCAACGGATACAGAACTCACGGACATCTGTTTACCAAAACCAACCCAATACGTGAGCGAGAACTTCATAAACCTGATTTGAGTATCGAAAATTACGGGCTTACCCCTACCGATTTAGATACCGTTTTTGATTCCGCTAAGGAAATTGGGTTACAGCCTACTTCACTTCGTAACATCATTGAACAACTCAATAAGATATTTTGTGCCTCTGTGGGCATCGAATATACCTACATTCGTGAGCCCAAAACCATAACGTGGATTCAAGAACGTTTGCAAAAAAATGCAAATCAGCCTAATTTCAATAAAAACGAAAAAATACAAATCCTTAATAAACTCAATGAAGCCGTTTCTTTTGAAAACTTTTTACACACTAAATATGTAGGGCAAAAACGTTTTTCTTTAGAAGGTGGCGAGGCTATTATTCCAGCTTTGGATTTTGTTATCAATACTGCTGCGGAACAAGGTGTTGAACATTTTGTAATGGGAATGGCGCATCGTGGTCGCTTAAATGTACTTGCCAATATTTTAAAAAAATCACCTCAAGATATTTTTTCAGAATTTGACGGAAAAGATTACGAAGTTGAAAATTTCGATGGAGATGTTAAATATCATTTAGGATTAACTTCCGAAAGGGTTACCCCTTCGGGCAAAAAAATAAATCTAAATTTAGCTCCAAACCCTTCGCATTTAGAGACCGTTAGTGCTGTTATCGAAGGAATTACACGTGCTAAACAAGACCGCTATTTCCCTAATGACATTTCAAAAGTATTACCCGTTGCCATACACGGCGATGCTGCCATTGCCGGGCAAGGTTTGGTTTACGAGGTGATTCAAATGGCGAAATTAAAAGGCTTTAAAACTGGAGGAACCATTCATATCGTAATCAACAATCAAGTTGGATTTACCACCAATAATACCGATGCGCGTTCGGGAACCTACTGCACCGATATCGCCAAAGTGACCAATTCGCCTGTACTTCACGTAAACTCGGACGATACAGAAGCCGTTGTACACACTTTTCTTTTTGCTCTGGATTACCGAATGACTTTCGGTACCGATATCTTTATTGACCTATTGGGCTATCGAAAATACGGACACAATGAGGGCGATGAACCTCGATTTACACAACCTAAGCTGTATAAAATCATCGCAAAACACGATAATCCTAGAACCATTTACGCAAAAAAATTATCGGAACAAAGCATTATTGAAGAGGGTTACGTTGGCAACATTGAAGCCGAGTATAAGGCAAAACTTGAAGTGGACTTAGAAGCATCACGCCAAGAAACGCTAACAGTGATAAAGCCCTTTATGCAAGATGAGTGGCAAGGTTTTGAAATTGCCTCACAAGAAAAAATGTTAGAAAAGGTAAACACAAAATTCAATGCCGATGACTTGTCAGAAATTGCTCAAATAATTACTGAATTACCCTCTGATAAAGGATTCATCAATAAAATAAAGAAAATTATATCTGACAGAAAAGACGGATTCTTCAACAACCATACCGTAGATTGGGGAATGGCTGAACATTTGGCTTTTGCTACGCTACTCACCGAAGGCTTTGATGTAAGATTGACTGGGCAAGATGTACAGCGGGGTACTTTTTCACACCGCCACGCTGTTGTTAAATCGGAAGATTTGGAAGAAGAAGTGGTAATGCTTGATCAACTTAAAAACAAAGAAAAATTTTCAAAAGGAAATTTTTACGTCTATAACTCTTTGCTGTCTGAATATGGGGTTTTAGGTTTTGAATACGGATACGCTTTAGCAAGTCCTAACACATTAACCATTTGGGAAGCTCAATTTGGTGATTTTTCAAACGGAGCTCAAATTATGATTGACCAATACGTTTGCTGCGGAGAAGACAAATGGAAAAATCAAAATGGCGTGGTACTATTACTACCTCACGGCTATGAGGGGCAAGGTTCAGAGCACTCCTCGGCACGTATTGAGCGTTATTTGCAACTTTGTGCAAACAAAAATATGTATGTTGCCAATTGTACTACTCCTGCCAATATTTTCCACTTGTTACGCCGACAAATGAAAACGGATTTCCGCAAACCTTTAGTCGTTTTCTCTCCGAAGAGCTTGCTCCGCCACCCAGAAGTAGTGTCTCCTATAAATGACTTAGCCAATGGGCAATTTCAAGAGGTTATTGATGACCCCAACGTTGACCCCAAAAAGGTTAAAACTCTAGTGTTCTGCTCTGGAAAATTCTATTATGATCTTAAAGCTGAAAGAGAGAAATTAGGTAGAGATGATGTAGCCTTGATACGTATTGAGCAATTATTCCCTTTGCCAACCCAACAAATCAAAGCTGTTATTGCTAAATACAAAAAAGCGGACGACTACGTATGGGCACAAGAAGAACCTAAAAATATGGGAGCTTACGGCTATATGCTGATGTATTTTGATTGGATAAAATGGCGGTTGGCTTGTGTTAGAGCCGCTTCCGCTCCTGCACCAGGAAGCTACACCCGTGACAGAAAATACCACCAACAAGCCATCAATGCAGTTTTTGATTCTAATATCGACCATCGCAAAAACTAA
- a CDS encoding DNA polymerase III subunit produces MTFEDIIGYESVKKHLKNSIQANRIAHAQLFVGPEGCGTLPMAIAYASYILCQENETCLAKCRHFSHPDLHYIFPTATTNKVKKDPVSSLFTDEWKAFIEQQPYGSLFDWYIHLGIENKQGNISVNEAKEISAKLSLKAFEGGYKVMIIWMAEKMNTEAANKLLKLLEEPPTQTIFLLVTEDENAILETIKSRCQILRFPPLGENTIKEALQKKGVIPTEATKIALRAQGNYNKALSFLNNSGEDDIFEKWFILWVRTAFRAKGNKTAIHGLLQWSEEVAATGREMQKQFLMYCCEVFRQALLLNYQSGSLVYTQFKDPSFQLQKFAPFIHGKNIEPIHNQIEEAFLNIERNGNAKMIFTDLSIKLTRLLHTPK; encoded by the coding sequence ATGACTTTTGAAGATATCATCGGTTACGAATCCGTCAAAAAACACTTGAAAAACAGCATTCAAGCCAACAGAATCGCTCACGCTCAATTATTTGTAGGTCCTGAAGGATGTGGCACACTACCTATGGCAATTGCCTATGCTTCCTATATTTTATGTCAAGAAAACGAAACTTGCCTTGCAAAATGTCGGCATTTTTCGCACCCCGATTTGCATTATATCTTCCCCACAGCAACTACTAATAAAGTAAAAAAAGACCCTGTAAGTTCCCTTTTTACCGACGAATGGAAAGCTTTTATAGAGCAGCAGCCCTATGGTAGCCTCTTCGATTGGTATATTCACTTAGGAATTGAAAATAAACAAGGTAACATCAGTGTCAATGAAGCAAAAGAAATCAGCGCCAAACTCTCCCTTAAAGCCTTTGAGGGCGGTTATAAGGTAATGATTATCTGGATGGCGGAAAAGATGAATACCGAAGCAGCCAATAAATTACTCAAATTATTGGAAGAGCCTCCTACTCAAACTATCTTCCTTTTAGTTACAGAAGATGAAAATGCCATTTTAGAAACTATAAAATCACGATGCCAAATACTTCGATTTCCTCCTTTGGGAGAAAACACCATAAAAGAAGCATTACAGAAAAAAGGAGTTATCCCAACCGAAGCTACCAAAATAGCACTTCGAGCACAAGGAAATTACAATAAGGCACTTTCCTTTTTAAACAATAGCGGTGAAGATGATATTTTTGAAAAATGGTTTATCTTATGGGTGAGAACTGCTTTCAGAGCAAAGGGAAACAAAACCGCCATACACGGATTATTGCAATGGAGCGAAGAGGTTGCTGCTACAGGACGTGAAATGCAGAAACAATTTCTGATGTATTGCTGTGAAGTTTTCCGACAAGCGCTTCTTTTAAATTATCAGTCAGGCAGTTTGGTTTACACGCAGTTTAAAGACCCCTCTTTCCAGTTACAAAAATTCGCTCCTTTTATTCACGGAAAGAATATTGAGCCAATTCACAATCAAATTGAAGAGGCTTTCCTGAATATCGAACGAAATGGAAATGCCAAAATGATTTTCACTGATTTATCTATCAAATTAACTCGATTGCTACACACTCCAAAGTAA
- the kbl gene encoding glycine C-acetyltransferase, which translates to MYGKIKEHLQAELKNIEEAGLYKKERIITSKQGAEIKIASGQEVINFCANNYLGLSAHPEVIQAAKETLDTHGFGMSSVRFICGTQDIHKELEKKIADFYGTEDTILYAAAFDANGGVFEPLFSAQDAIISDSLNHASIIDGVRLCKAMRFRYENSNMADLEERLKEASAANARFKIIVTDGVFSMDGVVAPLDKICDLADKYDALVMVDECHAAGFIGATGKGTLEAKKVMGRVDIVTGTLGKALGGAMGGYTTGKKEIIEILRQRSRPYLFSNSLAPAIVGASIKVFDLISKDTSLRDKLEWNTNYFKKGMKEAGFDIIEGDSAIVPVMLYDAKISQIMADKLLEKGIYVIGFFYPVVPKDKARIRVQLSAAHTQQHLDKAIKAFTEVGKELGVIR; encoded by the coding sequence ATGTACGGAAAAATAAAAGAGCATCTTCAAGCCGAACTAAAAAACATTGAAGAGGCTGGATTGTATAAAAAAGAACGAATAATAACTTCAAAACAAGGTGCAGAAATTAAAATTGCTTCAGGGCAAGAGGTAATCAACTTTTGTGCAAATAATTATCTGGGGCTTTCTGCTCATCCTGAGGTTATTCAGGCTGCGAAAGAAACTCTTGATACACACGGGTTTGGAATGTCCTCAGTGCGTTTTATATGTGGTACGCAAGATATCCATAAAGAGTTAGAAAAGAAAATCGCTGATTTTTATGGAACTGAAGATACTATATTGTACGCGGCGGCTTTCGATGCTAATGGAGGTGTTTTTGAGCCGTTATTTTCTGCGCAAGACGCTATCATATCCGACTCGCTAAATCACGCCTCTATAATTGACGGTGTGCGTTTGTGTAAAGCAATGCGTTTTCGGTATGAAAACAGCAATATGGCAGATTTAGAAGAAAGGTTGAAAGAGGCTTCTGCCGCTAACGCTCGGTTTAAAATCATAGTAACCGATGGTGTCTTCTCAATGGATGGTGTGGTCGCTCCGCTTGATAAAATATGTGATTTAGCTGATAAATATGATGCTTTGGTAATGGTCGATGAATGCCACGCAGCTGGATTCATTGGTGCGACAGGAAAAGGTACTTTAGAGGCTAAAAAAGTGATGGGGCGTGTGGATATTGTTACTGGAACTCTTGGCAAAGCTCTTGGTGGTGCTATGGGTGGATATACCACAGGTAAGAAAGAAATTATTGAAATTTTGCGTCAGCGTTCAAGACCTTATTTGTTTTCCAATTCGTTGGCACCAGCCATAGTAGGGGCTTCTATTAAGGTTTTTGATTTGATTTCTAAAGACACCTCTTTAAGGGATAAATTGGAGTGGAATACCAATTATTTCAAAAAAGGAATGAAAGAAGCAGGTTTTGATATAATTGAAGGGGATAGTGCCATAGTTCCCGTAATGCTCTATGACGCCAAAATATCACAAATAATGGCAGATAAACTTTTAGAGAAAGGCATTTACGTGATTGGGTTCTTCTATCCTGTAGTGCCTAAAGATAAGGCCCGTATTAGAGTACAATTATCTGCGGCACATACGCAACAGCATCTAGATAAGGCAATTAAAGCTTTTACAGAAGTAGGCAAGGAGTTAGGAGTGATACGTTAA
- a CDS encoding OmpA family protein, which translates to MKKIRVIFLALASAVTVGVQAQDANNPWVIGFGVNSVDVRGPHEIGDFFKDWAGPKDLNILPAISRLSVGRYIGAGFSAEVSGSLNKIEKGYLYQEGDAKVDQAFWGVDARGKYHINNLWSGARWFDPYAQAGVGYASIDDVNKFTVVGGGGANFWFTENIGLNLQTTYNRDWTNTTGFDYFQHSVGVAIKFGGKDTDGDGVFDKDDACPEVAGLKEFNGCPDTDGDGIADKDDACPEQAGTKAFNGCPDTDGDGIADKDDACPEVAGLKQFNGCPDTDGDGVADKDDACPNEAGPKENKGCPHRDRDNDGVLDKDDLCPDEAGTKANKGCPEVTKEVQDSLNSYAKTILFETGKSKIRPESATVLDQIVTVLNKYKSSNFSIEGYTDSTGSKALNERLSDERANAVKIYLIEKGIDANRLTAKGFGPSKPIASNSTAKGRALNRRVEINLVK; encoded by the coding sequence ATGAAGAAAATTAGAGTGATTTTTTTAGCTTTAGCTTCTGCGGTAACAGTAGGGGTTCAAGCGCAAGATGCAAACAATCCGTGGGTAATCGGGTTTGGAGTTAATTCAGTGGATGTTCGTGGTCCTCACGAAATAGGTGATTTCTTCAAAGATTGGGCTGGACCAAAAGATTTGAATATCCTTCCTGCAATTTCAAGACTTTCAGTAGGAAGATATATCGGAGCAGGGTTCTCTGCTGAGGTTTCTGGTTCTTTGAACAAAATTGAAAAAGGATACCTTTACCAAGAAGGAGATGCAAAAGTTGACCAAGCTTTTTGGGGAGTAGATGCTCGTGGTAAATATCACATCAACAACTTATGGTCTGGTGCTCGTTGGTTTGATCCTTATGCACAAGCAGGTGTAGGTTACGCAAGCATTGACGATGTTAACAAATTCACTGTTGTAGGTGGCGGTGGAGCTAACTTCTGGTTCACAGAAAACATAGGATTAAACCTACAAACTACTTATAACCGTGATTGGACAAACACTACAGGTTTTGACTATTTCCAACATTCAGTGGGTGTAGCTATCAAATTTGGTGGTAAAGACACTGATGGAGATGGTGTATTCGACAAAGATGATGCTTGTCCAGAGGTAGCTGGTTTGAAAGAATTCAACGGATGTCCTGATACTGACGGTGACGGAATCGCTGATAAAGATGATGCTTGTCCAGAACAAGCAGGTACAAAGGCATTCAATGGATGTCCTGACACTGATGGTGACGGAATTGCTGACAAAGATGATGCTTGTCCAGAAGTAGCTGGTTTGAAACAATTCAACGGATGTCCTGACACTGACGGTGACGGAGTTGCTGATAAAGATGATGCTTGTCCTAATGAAGCTGGTCCTAAAGAAAACAAAGGTTGTCCTCACAGAGACAGAGACAATGATGGTGTTCTTGATAAAGATGATTTGTGTCCAGATGAGGCAGGAACAAAAGCTAACAAAGGTTGTCCTGAAGTAACTAAAGAAGTTCAAGATTCATTGAATAGCTACGCTAAAACAATCTTGTTTGAAACTGGTAAATCAAAAATCAGACCAGAGTCTGCTACCGTATTAGATCAAATCGTTACTGTATTGAACAAATATAAAAGTTCAAACTTCTCTATCGAAGGATATACTGATAGCACAGGAAGCAAAGCACTTAACGAAAGACTTTCTGACGAAAGAGCTAATGCCGTGAAAATCTACTTGATTGAAAAAGGTATTGATGCAAATCGTTTAACTGCAAAAGGTTTCGGACCAAGCAAACCAATTGCTTCTAACTCAACTGCAAAAGGAAGAGCTCTTAACCGTCGTGTTGAAATCAACTTGGTTAAGTAA